In Candidatus Latescibacter sp., one DNA window encodes the following:
- a CDS encoding rhodanese-like domain-containing protein, translating to MRTKRLVYYFLSLIFVLFFFGCANLSTIPLEMEPVQVSKMLETDSKHLNLVILDVRTSKEFDQSHIGKAINIDFYSPTLKKDLRKLDRTKSYLVYCRSGNRSMQALKIMRELGFGKVASITGGIIKWQSAGLRTLTTEMEQETQ from the coding sequence ATGCGCACAAAACGTTTAGTATACTATTTCTTATCTCTCATTTTCGTCTTATTTTTTTTCGGATGTGCAAATCTCTCCACGATTCCCCTTGAGATGGAACCAGTCCAGGTTTCAAAGATGCTAGAAACGGACTCGAAACATCTGAATCTGGTTATTCTCGATGTCCGCACGTCTAAAGAATTCGATCAGAGCCACATCGGGAAAGCCATCAATATCGATTTCTATTCCCCCACATTAAAGAAAGACCTGAGAAAGCTCGACAGAACGAAAAGTTATCTCGTGTACTGCCGCTCGGGAAACCGCAGCATGCAGGCGCTGAAGATCATGAGGGAACTCGGATTTGGGAAAGTCGCTTCCATCACCGGCGGAATCATTAAGTGGCAGAGCGCGGGATTACGGACATTAACCACGGAGATGGAACAGGAAACACAATAA
- a CDS encoding AbrB/MazE/SpoVT family DNA-binding domain-containing protein encodes MILTVQNRGTITISRELRKKIGIAPGDPLEASVEGGRLILTPVVVVPRTLILSESGKRLEEEVDQEIKDGKVRAFECLDDMEKYLEE; translated from the coding sequence ATGATACTCACTGTGCAGAACCGCGGTACGATCACCATTTCCCGTGAACTGAGGAAAAAAATAGGGATTGCTCCCGGCGATCCATTGGAAGCGTCGGTTGAAGGAGGAAGGCTGATCCTTACTCCGGTGGTTGTGGTGCCACGAACACTCATCCTCTCTGAATCGGGTAAAAGGCTGGAAGAAGAAGTAGACCAGGAAATAAAGGATGGGAAAGTCAGGGCTTTCGAGTGTTTGGATGATATGGAAAAATATCTGGAGGAATGA
- a CDS encoding DNA/RNA non-specific endonuclease — MKIVKIAAWMIASGLYASSGYGQLPLEYFLPANGPQDQIVRHFAYTLKFNRQYKQADWVIYFLNKGRANGAIPAAEDYRLDPDIKTGQAQDSDYKNSGYEKGHLASSGDMKWSKMAASECCLMSTISPQKAGFRKGPWDALEKQVRIWAEENEDIYVVSGPVLKGNLSVIGPDKVAVPKYFFKVILDYKEPDVKGIGFILPNEPSKKPLQAFAVSIDSVEALTGINFFPNIPDQVESSLEATVDIAKWFGVSAQSDSTGKLSTPMIVKKPAPASTHPVKPGKTFAPAVMCKGITKDGKRCPRMTTNENGYCWEHQDQAKQPSKL; from the coding sequence ATGAAAATCGTAAAAATCGCTGCTTGGATGATCGCTTCAGGTCTGTATGCATCATCCGGATACGGGCAATTACCGCTGGAATATTTTTTACCCGCCAATGGTCCGCAAGATCAAATCGTGCGCCATTTTGCCTACACGCTCAAATTCAACCGCCAGTATAAGCAGGCCGACTGGGTGATCTATTTCCTGAACAAAGGGCGGGCGAATGGCGCCATACCGGCTGCCGAAGACTACCGGCTCGATCCTGACATAAAAACCGGTCAGGCCCAGGATAGTGATTACAAGAATTCAGGATATGAAAAAGGCCATCTGGCATCGTCCGGGGATATGAAATGGTCCAAGATGGCGGCATCGGAATGCTGTCTTATGAGCACCATCTCTCCCCAGAAAGCCGGGTTCAGAAAAGGGCCCTGGGATGCCCTTGAAAAACAGGTAAGGATCTGGGCGGAGGAGAATGAGGATATCTATGTGGTATCCGGCCCGGTTCTGAAAGGGAATCTGTCAGTCATCGGGCCTGACAAGGTTGCTGTTCCGAAATACTTCTTCAAGGTAATTCTGGACTACAAAGAACCGGATGTAAAAGGGATAGGTTTCATTCTACCCAATGAACCATCAAAAAAACCTCTCCAGGCGTTTGCGGTTTCAATCGATTCTGTGGAGGCTTTAACGGGGATCAACTTCTTTCCCAATATCCCGGATCAAGTGGAGAGTTCTCTGGAAGCAACTGTGGATATTGCCAAGTGGTTTGGTGTATCAGCTCAGTCCGATTCCACGGGGAAACTTTCCACTCCCATGATTGTAAAGAAGCCGGCGCCCGCATCAACGCACCCGGTCAAACCAGGCAAGACTTTTGCCCCTGCGGTGATGTGCAAGGGAATAACCAAAGACGGGAAGAGGTGCCCGCGGATGACCACAAACGAGAACGGATACTGCTGGGAGCATCAGGACCAGGCAAAACAACCGTCGAAATTATAA
- a CDS encoding DUF1828 domain-containing protein — protein sequence MNYLELLKPQFNNHVTIREKRPGVMQLVAPLYHEDGDMMDIFLQTMNESNIIRISDYGMTLMRLSYSYELDTPNKERIFNRIISENQVNEDNGILFIETKPESLYPAIMQFAQTIGKVLNMRIYKREVVQSLFFEILDEIIDTQLSRFNPHHSFLPIPERDDLEVDYLFDVKPSPIYLFGVKDTAKARLSTICLLQFQLNKLKFKGFIVHEDFESLTKEDRIRITSAADKQFPSLDDFRTNALQVFEREVA from the coding sequence ATGAATTATCTTGAATTGCTAAAACCGCAATTTAATAACCATGTTACCATAAGGGAAAAACGTCCCGGAGTCATGCAGCTTGTTGCGCCTCTCTATCATGAGGATGGCGATATGATGGATATTTTTCTGCAAACTATGAATGAAAGCAATATCATTCGAATCAGCGATTATGGAATGACTCTCATGCGGCTGTCTTATTCATATGAGTTGGATACTCCCAACAAAGAACGGATTTTTAATAGAATTATTTCCGAAAATCAGGTTAATGAAGATAATGGTATCCTTTTTATTGAAACGAAACCGGAATCCCTCTATCCGGCAATCATGCAATTTGCGCAGACTATCGGAAAAGTGTTAAATATGCGGATTTATAAACGTGAGGTTGTACAGAGCCTCTTTTTTGAAATCCTGGATGAAATTATAGATACACAACTTTCACGATTTAATCCACACCATTCTTTTCTCCCTATCCCTGAACGCGATGATCTTGAAGTGGATTATTTATTTGATGTGAAACCTTCCCCCATTTATCTCTTCGGCGTTAAAGATACTGCAAAAGCCCGTCTTTCTACAATATGTCTTCTCCAGTTTCAGCTGAATAAACTTAAATTTAAAGGTTTCATCGTACATGAGGATTTTGAGAGTTTGACCAAAGAGGATCGTATCCGTATCACCAGCGCAGCTGATAAACAATTCCCTTCGCTCGATGATTTCCGCACCAATGCTCTCCAGGTTTTTGAACGGGAGGTCGCCTGA